From the genome of Leptospira langatensis:
TCACTCCTGCTCGTTTGCCGGAGCCAATCATCCAAAAGATCCAAGAACAATCGATCCTCGCTCATAAGACCATGGGTTGCGAAGCGTATTCCAGAACGGATTTCATTCTTGTAGACGGGGTCCCCTTTGTATTAGAAACGAACACTCTTCCTGGAATGACAGAGACAAGCCTAATCCCTCAGCAAGCAAAGGCAGCAGGGATCCCGATCGAAGAGTTATATCAATCCTTGATCGATCAGGCATTAGAGAGAGCAGGTAAAGTGCCAGTGGCTTGAGGTTGGCTGAGCGTGGCCCCCACCCATCTTCGGGTAGGGGGGAGTGGCCTGTGGGAGAAGCTCGTCCCGTATATCAGAAATCCTTAAATCTCACAATCACAAATTTTCTCGAACAAAATCATGTGGGAACTATCCGCTCAGTTCCTCGCATACCTCTTATCGAATTTGAAAGAGTGCGAGCTTGGCGAAGAAATTTGCTCGGAACCGCACCTGTTTCAGGTCCGTGAAGAAAGCTTTATCTTCGACCGTAAATCCTCGGATCTGGCAAAACTCCTCGAAGTCTAGAACGGAAAGAAAATGTAAGTTCGGAGTGTTGAACCAACGATAGGGAAGAAGGTCCGTAACAGGAGTCTTCCCCTGGAATAGGATCCTAAATCGGACTTCCCAATATCCGAAATTCGGAAATACAATGATGACCCTTTTTCCGATACGGAGACCTTCTTTGATGATATCTCCCGGATGTCTGGTCTCTTGGATGGTCTGGTTCAGGATCACATAGTCGAATCTCTTGTCCTCATGGTGACTGAGACCTTCATCTATATCTCCGTGATGGACATAGACCCCCTTACGAATACATTCCACGATCGCGTCTTCGTCTTTCTCGATCCCTTGGCCTCGGATCCCTTTTTGCTTGAGTAGATAGAGAAGGTCACCGTTCCCACAACCCAAGTCGAGAACTCGGGAGCCGGGAGAGATCGTATCCAGAATATAAGCGAAGTCCGGTCTTTCTCGAAGAGTTTTGCTGCTTAAAACTTTAGAAGCGATCATTCATCCACCGGCATTTTTAAGAATCCGTTGATCACATCTTCCTGCTTAGCGTTTGGAAGAAGAAAACTATCGTGTCCTTCCTTGGTATTTAGCTCCACATAAAAGACTCTTTTGTCTGCGGCTTCCAGGCTCTTTACGATTTCCCTGGACTGAGCGGGGGGATACAGCCAATCGGAACTATAAGAGATGATCAAAAATCTACACTGAGCGGGACTCAATGCTTTGGTAAGTTCTTGGCCCTTGCCTAAACTGAAATGATCCAGAGCCTTGGTAACATAGATATACGAGTTCGCGTCGAAACGATCTACGAAACTTTCCCCTTGGTAGATGAGATAGCTTCCCACAGCAAAGTCGGAATTCAATAGGTTTCCTCGAGGAGGGTTCCTGCCGAATTTCTCCCTCATCTTGTCGTCCGAAAGGTAAGTGATATGGCCCACCATTCTCGCAAGAGCTAGGCCCTTTCGAGGAGAGGCATTGTCTTCGTACAAGCCGTTATTCCAATTCGGATCGGAAAGGATCGCTTGTCTTCCCACTTCATTGAATGCGATCTGCATCGCGGAATGTTCGGGAGAAGATGCCAAAATAATACAGTTCGTTAGGAAGTCGGGGTAGGAGATACTCCATTGCAGAGCCTGCATTCCCCCCATGGAACCACCGGCCACGCAGAATAATTTTTGGATCCCGAAAGAATCTATGAGAAGCTTCTGAGCCTCCACCATATCCTTGATGGACACGAAAGGGAAGCTCGACCCGTAAGGTTTACCGGAAACCGGATTGATGCTTATCGGACCGGAAGATCCCTTGCATCCACCTATCACGTTAGACGAAATTATGAAGAATTGGTTCGTATCGAAAGATTTGCCAGGGCCGATATAATCGTCCCACCAGCCAGGACGTTTCTCGGAAGAAGAATGATATCCTGCGGCATGAGCGTCGCCGGAGAGAGCATGACAGACCAAGATGGCATTGTCTTTTGCAGGAGAAAGAGTTCCGTACGTTTCATACGCGATTAGAGTAGGGGAAAGGACAGAGCCGTTGTCCAAGCGCAGATCGCCTAAGGTTGCCGTTTTTGTTTCAACGATTCCTACTGAGCGCTCTAAATCCATTCGATTTCCACCAAAAGCCGAAGCCACTTTCCTCATTTTCGGATCCTTCAAACAAGTTTGAAGAGAAAACGGGAAAGTGGCCTGTTTTTAGACGATTTTTTTGATCGAGTCGAAAGTCACACCTTTTTCAAAGCTTCATCGAGATCCGTAAGGATATCGTCGATATGTTCCAGACCAACGGATAGACGAATGAACTCAGGAGTCACACCGCTACTCAATTGCTCTTCCGGACTCAACTGTTGGTGAGTGGTAGAAGCTGGGTGGATCGCTAAGGATTTAGCATCTCCCACGTTTGCAAGGAGAGAGAATAATTCCAACCCGTCGATCAGCTTTTTCGCTTCCGGGATCCCACCTTTAACACCGAAGCCTACGATCGCGCCGAAAAGTCCTCTGGTATGATACTTCTTCGCAAGAGCATAGTTCTTGTCGGTAGTGAGACCTGGATAGTTCACCCAAGTAACTTTAGGATGCTTAGAAAGGAATTCAGCTACCTTCTGCGCATTTTGGGAATGTTGGGTCACTCTCAATGGGAGAGTCTCGATTCCTTGGAGAATATTGAAGGCGTTGAAAGGAGAGATGGCAGGTCCCAAATCCCTAAGTCCTTGTACTCTCGCTTTGATGATGAATGCAATATTCACTCCGCCAAACGGTTCAAATTTACCGAATACATCCCAGAATTTCAGACCGTGATAGCTTGGATCGGGATCGGTGAAGTTCTTGAATTTGCCATTTCCCCAATTGAATTTACCGGAATCTACGATGATCCCTCCGATAGAAGTCCCGTGTCCTCCCAAGAACTTGGTAAGAGAATGAACCACAATGTCTGCGCCAAAATCGATCGGACGCACTAGATAAGGAGAAGGAAGGGTATTATCGATGACAAGAGGAATCCCAGCGTCGTGAGCGACTTTAGCAACCGCTTCGATGTCCAGAGTATCTAATTTAGGATTTCCTAAAGTTTCGGCAAAGATCGCTCTTGTCTTATCGTTGATCGCCTTTTTGAAATTTTCCGGATTGGATTGATCCACGAAATGGACCTTGATCCCGAGCTTCGGAAAAGTATAATGCAAAAGGTTGTAAGTCCCTCCATAGAGAGAAGAAGAAGCCACGATTTCCTGTCCAGCTTCCACAATATTCAAAAGAGCTAATGTTTCCGCGGATTGACCGGATGCGGTAGCAAGCGCCGCGACCCCGCCCTCCAGAGCTGCTACTCTTTGCTCTAGAACATCAGTGGTTGGGTTTCCGATCCTTGTATAGATATTCCCGAATTCTTGCAGGCCGAAGAGTCTCGCTGCATGATCGGTGTCCTTAAAAACGTAGGAAGTAGTTTGGTAAATAGGAACGGCTCTCGAAGTGGTGGTTGGATCGGGCGCCTGTCCTCCGTGCAGAACGATTGTTTCAGGTTTATAATTTCTAGCCATGCGTTGAAACTCCTTTTAGGTTATTTCAGAAAATTCCTCCGAAATGTCCAGCAAAATTCCATTAAATAGGATATAAAATTTATTATAACAGAATGGGTTCGAAAACGAAAATTTGGGACTATTCTGTCCCTCAAGTCATGGTTCGAAAATAAAATTAAGAAAATAATTTCCAAAATAAGAGAAAGATTACTCTTTTACTGGTTTTTGATCGAAGGGTCTGGTTAGAATTACTTCGCCGTTTAGATTCTAAGCTGCAAATACGATATTAAAGATAATATTCTCTGCGAATTGGAAAGGTGCGTCTCCGGAAATATCCGGTAGATCTATGAAATTGGAACTTTTGAAAAAGCTTAAGATATCATTTCTCTTCCCCGGGCTTCTGCTTTTCTCCGTATATTTTCTTCCTACACCGGGAGATGAATTGCAGGCACAACTCTGGATGCCACCCGGAAGGCAATTCATGCAACCTCCGGATCCGTTCACGTACGATTTGGGGATTAATAAGTTCAATAACGATTACTACTTGTACGTCGCCCCCACGATCAATTTGAACTTCGGAGGAGACTTCGGACTTTCTTTGACGGCTCCCTTGAACATTCTTGTGAGTGATCAGGCTCCCAAGGACCCAACTACCAAAATTGGAAGCATCCGTAAGATAGACTACGATCAGAAAAGCGACTATCTGAGGGTGATCAATAATATCTGGTATGGGACGTATGGACAGTACAAGCCGGGGCAAACGAGCTTCTCCTTTTATGCGGGGAAGATCTTCGATGGGTATATAGGCCACGGTACCATCGTAAACCGATATGTGAATAACCAACGAATCGATATCTATAACGTAGGTTTGATGTCAGATATCAATAGCGACTACGGTGGTGTTCAGGTATTTACGAATTCCATTTATACGCATGAGATTGGGGCAGGCCGTGTATACGCTAGACCTCTCGCAATGGTCTTCAAAGGATTCGATATATTAACAGGAAGATCCCAACTATTCTCTATGATGCAAGTAGGCCAGGGGAATGTTGCCGACGAAGCAGGACGCAAGAAAGTCTATGAAGAAGCTGGAGTAGACCCCGAGGACAGGGAAAAATACAGAGCGCTTGTAGAGGACCAGAAAACCCATCAACCTGTGGAGACCATGGTGCCCATAGAAAAGAAGCCTCAGACCACCCAGCAAAAGGTGAAGGAGTTCTTTAACCAAGACAATTTCTCGAATCGATTTGCGATCGGCTTTACTACCGCATTCGATACAAAGGCTCCCACCCAACTTGCATTCGATACCACAGGAAGGCTCAGATTAGATTCGAATAATAATCCTCTCGTAGACCAGACCCAAAAGCTGAGTATTCAAGGAATGGATGCCGAATACAAATTGATCAGTTCAAAATACGTAGAGCTTACTCCATACTACGACGTGAATACGATCAAGATACTGAATAATGCGAAAGGGACTCATACGGGTGTCCAGTTCAAGTTCGGTGGGAATGATATCTATATGAAGATCAAACCCGAATACAGGAATATGGATGCGAACTATATTCCTATGTACTTCGATAGCTTTTATGAGATCGAGAGATTTCAAACCAATACCCAAACCCAGATCCCGGAAACCAAGTTGCAAGCGGCTCAGTTAGTGGATCCGAACGGACCTCGGGTGAAAGGATATTTTACTTCTATGGTCTTGAGTTTCTATCGTATGTCCATAGAAGGGAACTTTGAAAACTATAATGGCCCGAATAACTCAAGAGTATTCTTGGGGATGTACATTCCTGTCGGTTCTCTTTTGATCTTCTCCGGATATTTTACTCATAAGAATTTCGATCAGAACAAGGATGCCTTCAAGGTAGACGCAAACTCTGTCGGAGCCGTCGAAGCGGCATTGAATCTGGGCTTTGTCAGCATTCGCTTGCAAGAGATCCGACGTTGGGTGTACGATAGCACCACGAATTCCTTCCAGGCTCAAGACGAGAAGAAGGTGCTCTTTTCCAATTCTCTTTCCTTCTAAAAGATCAGAAATTTGGAAAGCTAGCTTCCCATTGAGCTAAGAAGAATGCAAATGCCTGCTCCGATCTAAGGACAGCTTTTGAAAGTCGAACAGGTTGGATCTTCTTCTCATGAAAGAATGCGATTTCTCTCTTGGTCCAGCCTGGCTCCGGGCCGAGTAGAATAGAAACTGGGCCAGTGGATCCAACTTCAAATGATTCAGACTTACTCTCCGGAAATCCTTTCTTTGAGCTTATAGGATCCTTCCTGGAAAGATCGCCATATGCATTTTCTGATCTAGATAGATCTCTTCGGATGTCCTCTTTGTATTCTGAAAGGAGAAGTCCTTTCTTATCCAAATAGAAGGCCGGACCTTTTATCGTTTCGCATCTCTCCTTAAGACTCTTGTCTCGAACAGGCGCTTTGCCTTTTTCCGGCAGGCTAAAGCCCAATTCCAGCTGAGGAAGATAGATATTCCCGCCTTGCTCCATTCCTGAGTGCAAGGTTTCTTGTACGTGTTTTTCTCTCCAGATAGGGGAGGTCAGATATTCCTTTCTAGAAAGGTCCGCAAAGCGAAATTCGAGGGAATGGATTCCCCATACTCCTGCAAGATGCAGTATCTTCTCCACAGTGGGAGGGCGTTGCACAGAAGAGATGAATTGCAATCGGGGACTTCTTCTTTTGGGTTGTAGGATCGGAGTGTAGATCCCTTTGATCTTATCCGAAGAGATCTCTCTGATCCTGAAAAGTCCAAGGCTCTCGTTGATCAGGCCTGCCTTGATAGAGTCTCCCTTTTCTTTCTTTAATATATTCTGAATATGATGGATCTTTTCAGAGGAGAGAATTTTCCATTCACCGAAAGATGATCTCTCTTTCGGATCCAGGAGTAAAATATTCATTAGGTGTCGACTTGAGGACGGGTTTCGTTTTCCTCAGGCTCTTCTTGTGGTTGGATAGGAGATTTTTCTTGTAATGGATTCCACTGCTGTTGGTTCGGAGAATCGTTCCAATCAACGGAAGAATAGAAGCAGGCCCGAACAATACCGACGAATATCAATGCGAATAGAATATACTTAGCGAGCATGGGACCAAATCCGGAACTAGGAGTATAGCTTTCTCTTTGTCCGGGAGAATTCGGGCTTTCCCAGCCTAAGGAATCGTTCTTCTTAAATTTAGAACGAATGCGATCGAAGGAGTTTCGTAGAAAATAAAAAAATCCCCGAATAGAACGAGGATTCCCTTTGTTAGGATCTTGCCCGGGCGAATCGTATCTTCCGCCTCTAAAGCTGGCAGGATCTTCAGGATCGAATACAAAAGAATGATAACATCTAGGGCACCGAACGGTCAGCCTTCCCAAATCCAAGGGAATTCTGAGCTCGGTGCCACAAGAGGAACAAGGAACAATGTACCGCACTTAGTACTTCAAGGACTCCTTGAGAGTATTAACGTTCTCTTTGTAGTTCTCGTTTCCTAATTGATCGTTATAATCGAAGATCTTGGTAAAGAGTCTGTCGAAATTATCCAGATGTTTGATATAGAAGGTCTTCTTGAAAGAGTTACGGATAGGGTGGGTCTTAGTATTTTCTACATTAGACAATACATATTTACCGACACCTTTTTCACTAGGAGTTTCAGGGCGGTTCCACTCAGGATAGCCGTTCTTTTGGTAGAAAAGTTCGATCTTTTCGTTATGAGCCGGTTGATCATTTGGTGAACGATCAATGATCTCGGAAACGGATTTGTCTTCGATCTGGAAGTTATTTTTGTAAACTCGGCTGATGATCTTAGAGATCTTACGAGGAGGTTCCATTCTTGGATCCGGATCATTCGAGTTCGGTCCTTCGAAGTAGATCTCCATGTATTTGGAAAGTCCACCTTGGACAACTCTTCCTTGGCCTCTTTCCTCGTCCTTAATGAAATCGTAAACTTCTACACGAATACAGTTATTAGCCGTATCTTCCTGAGCATTGCTTGCTGCAGGAACGCACTCGTCATTATTCGCTTTTCCTTTGAATAGAACGGTGCGGAAGGGAAGGATACGTACTTTCATTTTCATGAGTACGGTATGACGTTTCAGCCTTTCATTGAGAGCGGTAACTCTTTGGTCTAGACCCTTTTCAGTGTCCAGAATGGCCGCTCCAACTTGGCCATCTTCTTTCTTTTGAGCTTGGTTGTCTTGAGCGTTGAGTATGCCAACAATCGAGAAGATCGCCAGGCAGAATGCTATTTTGCGTTTCATTGTACCCTATTCCTTGGTCTCTATGCAGAATTGGATTTCTTCGAAAACCGAGAAAACCCTGTCTCTAGTATCGGAAAAATAGACTCCCGATTAAATCCAAGACTTACATTTTCGAGAGGAAAACTGCTATTTTCCGGATTTTGAGCTCGTTTCCAAATACAGTTCATACGGGGGAGGAGCCGGTTTCAATCCTTTTTCGATTAGACTCGCAGCCCAGCGTCTTTCCACAAAATCGCAAAAATCCCGTAAATCCCTACCGGAAAAAGACTCCAAGCGTTGCGATATTGTTATGCGTTCTGGTTCGGTCAGTTGTTTTGCATAATTTCCTAATATAGCCGCTCTTTCCCTTTCATTAGGTAAAGGGAATAGAACGGAACGATCGAATCTGGACAGAAGTGCCTTATCCAGGTCCTGTTTTCGGTTCGTGGCTCCTAGGGTGATTGATTTTTGTCCCCCCTCGAAACCGTCGAGTTTCCGTAAAAGCACGGATAGAATATTCCTTGTGGCTTCAAATAAACCGTCATCCCGAGAACCTGCTAAGGAATCGATCTCGTCCAGAAATAAGAGGCAGGAGGGAAAGAGGGAGGCCACATCGAATACATAGGCCATATTCTGGGCGCTTTCCCCATAATATTTACTTAAAATAGATTCCACTGGCACGTAGATGAGAGGGATATCCGTCATACAGGAGATCACCTTGGCCATAGTGGTCTTTCCGACCCCAGGTTCTCCTTCCATAAGAATGGCCCTGGGTTTGGTCCTACCGGGGAATTTACGAGTGAGTTTGGCGACTTCTTCCAAGGTCCCAGGAGATTTTAGGGGAAGGATAATCGATTCCAGGATCTGTCTTTTCACATCTTCGTAACCGGCGATCGAATCGAAGGTTACCCAGTCTCCCTTCTTCTTTGCCTCTTGCGGATCGAAGACGTCGATTCCCAATCGTAATAAAAGTTCCTTTGGATTTTGGACCGACTCTTGTTTAGAAAGTCTCAGGTATTTGAAAAGATCGATTGCAGCGAAGATCTCTTCCCGATGGAAATCTCCTTTCTTAGTGATCTCGATCTTGCTTTGGTTCCTTCCCGAATAAAAACGAAACTTAATATTATCCAGGATATTCTTGGTTTCGAACAAATTCTCATTCAACGCTTGGAGACAGCAGTATCCTGGTTCGAAAGTATGGATCCTAAGATTCTCTATATGATTTCGGACAATATGAAAGCAGTCCAGTAACTGGGTCTTATCTGCTCCCGGAATAGGAAATTCTATCTTTAGATCCTTCTTCTCGGGAAGAAAGGAGGGGAGTTGGGCTTCCGGGACCCCGGCTTCCTTTAATTCTCCGTACAGAAGTGCCTTGGCTTGGGTAAAATCTAAAATATTGCCTGAACTGGGACGGGCAGGCGGGTTCCAATCTTCTGGTTTCATGCTTTCTCCGGGAGAATTTCTCTTGTATAATCTGTCGGTTCGGTCGAAGAATTTAGAAAGAACCTTTGGAGGCAAACCCTTATGGGTGAAGGATCCCTTTCCCAAGACGATATAGACGCACTCTTAACAGGCTCCAGTCCTGGGGGCGGAGGCGGTGGCTCTGCTGATTTTAATTTAAGTGGGGAATTGGATTCTCTTCTAGGCGATCCAAGCAGTGGAGGAGGAGGAAGTTCTTCTGGCGGAGGTGGTGGTGCACCCTCGTTCGCGGATATTGCTGCGGCTCTGGGACCCTCTGCGGCTCCCGCTCCTCCCAAAACAAGTTCTCGTTCTAGTTCCGTTTCTTCCAATACTGCAAACTTAAATCTGTTACTAGATGTAAACATCGCTCTTACAGTAGAGTTGGGCAGGACCAATATGTACATCAAGGATGTTCTAGGTCTAAACGAAGGTGCCGTGGTGGAATTGGACAATGCGGTCGGAGAGGACTTGGATATTCTTGCCAATGGTAAGTTGGTAGGAAAAGGAAAATTAGTGATCCTGGACGACTATTACGGGATTCGGATCACTGAGATCGTGGATCCTTCTCGACGATTGATGTAAATCCAACGGGAGAGTTCCGGATCACAGATGCGATCCGGAACTTTTTATAGTCCTTCCGGATCTAAGACTTCTTCTCTTCGCTTCCTAAGACTGCCTTCATTACGGATTTGAAATTCGATAGGTTTAAGGGGAGTACTAACTCCGTTCCTTCCTGGCCTAACTTCTCCACTTCCTTAATGAATCTCTGAGCGATCCGGAGTTTGACCGCTTCCTTTCCGCCCTTGGTCTGGATGGCACTTGCCAAAAGCTCGATCCCTTTTGCAGTAGCAACAGCAATGGATTCGATCTCGGAAGCAAGACCTTCTGCCTCGTTGATCCTTTTTTGCTTTTCACCTTCGGACTTATTGATGGCTTCTTCCTTGATCCCCAAGGAGCGGTTGATGCGAGAATCCCTATCTCCTTCAGAAAGAGAGATCTGGGCTTTCTTTGCGATTTGGGCCTTCTTCTCCCTTTCCATAGCCTCTATCACAGATTTAGGAGGAGCGATATTTACGATCTCATAACGATTGACCCGGACTCCCCAAGGTTCCGCCGCTTGGTCCAGTACTTCTAGGATCTTGCTGTTGATGACTTCTCTCGTCTCAAATGTAGTGTCCAGATCCATGGTTCCAATAATCGCTCTCATGGTAGTCTGCACAAGTTGAGTGACTGCGAAATGATAGTCCTCAATTCCGTAGCTTGCTTTCTGAGGATCCAAGACCCTCAAATACAAGATCCCGTCCATCTCCACTTTCACGTTGTCTTTGGTGATGCAGGTCTGAGGAGGAACGTCTATGGATTGCTCCTTTAGAGTATGGTAATATGCATCCGAGTCTAGGAACGGAATGAGAATATGGAATCCTGCGTGAAGGGTTCTACTGTATTTTCCGAGTCGCTCTACGATAATGCATTCTTGAGCGGATACGATCCGAACGGAACGATAGATCTTATAGGCGAAGTACAAAAAGAATCCGAACCAAAATATGGTGAGAAAAACATCGATTACTGTGGACATTTTCTTATTCCTTGCCGGCACCTAAGTCCGGGATCTTATTCGTTACCTTGGAAAGCCCTTCGAAGACCCCCACAATATTCGCCATCTCGGTAGGAAGCACAGTTGTCTTGGCTTTCTGTAAGATCTCTCCTAATCCGGAAAGATAGTCTTCTGTGATCTGTAGATTCACAGCCTCTGTGCCTCCGTCTTTTCCGATGGACTCCGAGATCATCTGGATCCCTTTCGCTTTTGCTTTGGCAATGAACTCGATTTCCTTTGCCTTTCCTTCGGCTTCGTTGACCTTTTTGATCTTTTCTCCTTCGGAAAGATTGATCGCTTCCTGTCTTTCTCCCATGGAGCGATTGATCCTAGAAACCTTCTCACCTTCGGAGATAGTGATCTCAGCTCTCTTGACCCGTTCTGCTTTTACCTGCTCTTCCATCTCATGCAGGATTTCTTTTGGAGGGGAGATATTCTTGATCTCGTAGCGAGTGACCTTGATCCCCCAAGGATCGGTAGCCTCGTCCAAGGCTCTCACAACATTCGCATTGATATCGTCCCTTTCGGAGAAGGTATGGTCGAGCACCAGTTTACCAATCTCTGAACGAAGAGTTGTCTGAGCCAACTGAATGGTTGCGCTCAGATAATTCTCTATCTCGTAAGAAGCCTTATATGCATCCATGATCCGGATATATAGGATCCCATCCACTAAGATGGAAACGTTATCCTTGGTAATACATGTCTGCGGAGGAATATCGATCGCGATCTCTTTCAGGTTCTGTCTGTACTTGACCTGATCCAGGATCGGGATGAGAAAATGAAAGCCTGCACCCAAGGCTCCTCGGAAGACTCCCAGACGTTCCACAACAAAACTGTAATTTTGTGGGACGATGATGAAGGTCTTCGACACCAGATAGATCAAGGCGATAAACGCCAAAGTGAAAATTAGGAACATATTTGTACCCTTCCAATCTCCTATTTTTATTATTGTATTTCGGGGAATTCCAAAGGCTCGACTATGAAAGTGAGATTTTCCCTTTCTATGATCTTAGCTCTCTTTCCGGCAGGGATCCTTTTTGATTTGCTGATCGCGTCCCATTCGGTGCCTTGGAATAAGATACGTCCGCCTCTTCTTTCCACTAGGACATCTTTGGAAACGGAGACGATCCGACCCGGTCCTTCGTCGGGGCTGAGAGTAGCCGTTTCGCTCGCCGAAGGAAAGAATTTTCTGAGAAAGGTTCCGCCGATCAGTATCAAAATTCCGGAAAGGGCCGCCCAGATCGCAGCTTGTGTCCCGATTCTTAAATCTATGAAATAGGAAAGTGCTCCCACGATCACCCCAGAAAGTCCTAAAAAGAAAACAAAGGTTCCTGGGACAAAAAGCTCTGCGATCATGAGGAGGATCCCTGTACCGATCCAGAGATAAGAAAGTGTATGTCCGTCTTGAAAAAAGTCCATGCTCCGGTTTATTGAAAGGGGAAAATTCTATTTTCAAAAACATTCCCGTCCATATTCTTAGCGGGAAACGATGAGAAAAATATGGATTCGTCTTGGAATAGGGCTAGGGGTCGTATTCCTCGCTCTTCAGTTAATCCCCGTACGTCCTCCGTTAGGAATGAATGCTAATGAAATCAAAACGGAAGAACGAGTCAAAAAGATTTTGAGAAGGTCCTGTTACGACTGTCATTCGGATCTGGTCCAATGGCCTTGGTATTCAAAGGTTTTTCCTGTTTCCCTATATATCGCTCATCATGTGGAAGAAGGGCGAGAGGAACTGAATTTTTCCGAATGGGAAACGTTGATTGCAGCCAAAAAAGCAGATAAGGCCGAAGAGATCCTAGAGGAGATTGAAGATGGGGCAATGCCTCCTAAAGAGTATATCTTCCTCCACTCGGATGCAAAATTAGATAAGGAAGAAGTAGAGATCATAAGGGATTGGCTACAAACCTTCTCCGAGAAAGAATAGATCGCAAGATGATCTAAAAGAAAGTAAATTCGATGCAAAAAAAAGAAGAAGGCAACGCTAAACTCTGGGGAGGCAGATTCAAGGAATCCGCTTCTCCCATCATGGAAAGGATAGGGGAATCCGTTTCCTTCGACAAAAAATTGTACAAGGAAGATCTGGAAGGAAGCAGGGCTCATGCAAAGATGCTTCATAAGATCGGCATACTGAATGCGGAAGAGTTAAAGCAGATCCTAGAAGGCCTTGCTCAAGTAGAGTCAGAAATAGAATCCGGAAATTTCAAATATAGTTCCGAGCTAGAAGATATTCATATGCATATCGAATCCAGGCTTACGGAACTCAAAGGCGAGGTCGGAAAGAAGCTCCATACAGCCAGGTCTAGAAACGATCAGGTGGCCCAGGATACTCGTCTCTATGTTCGGAACAGGATCCTAGAGATCCAAGAGCGTCTGGAGTCCTTAAGAAAAGCATTATATACTCGGGCTTCAGAGAATGTGGATACCATTATTCCAGGTTATACCCATTTGCAGGTGGCACAGCCGGTTCGTGCCTCTCATTTTCTACTCGCATACTTCTGGATGTTTACTCGGGATACGGAGTTCTTCGAGTTTGCCAAGGAGAATGCGAACCTACTCGTTTTAGGCTCCGGTGCCATGGCTGGAGTGAACTACCAAAATGATCGGGATTTTCTTGCTTCCGAATTGAAAACGAACGGGATTTCCCCGAATAGTATGGATGCCGTTGCGAGTCGAGACCATTTATTGCAGTTCTTATTTGCAGCCACCCAAACAATGCTGCATGCTTCCCGGTTCTGTGAAGATATCATTCTATATTCTTCTCAGGAGTTCGGGCTCGTCAAACTGCCGGATTCTTTGACTACAGGTTCTTCTATCATGCCTCAAAAGAAGAATCCGGATATCGCCGAATTGATCCGAGGAAAATCGGCAAGGGTTGCCGGAAATCTAAA
Proteins encoded in this window:
- the metW gene encoding methionine biosynthesis protein MetW, translating into MIASKVLSSKTLRERPDFAYILDTISPGSRVLDLGCGNGDLLYLLKQKGIRGQGIEKDEDAIVECIRKGVYVHHGDIDEGLSHHEDKRFDYVILNQTIQETRHPGDIIKEGLRIGKRVIIVFPNFGYWEVRFRILFQGKTPVTDLLPYRWFNTPNLHFLSVLDFEEFCQIRGFTVEDKAFFTDLKQVRFRANFFAKLALFQIR
- the metX gene encoding homoserine O-acetyltransferase MetX, which codes for MDLERSVGIVETKTATLGDLRLDNGSVLSPTLIAYETYGTLSPAKDNAILVCHALSGDAHAAGYHSSSEKRPGWWDDYIGPGKSFDTNQFFIISSNVIGGCKGSSGPISINPVSGKPYGSSFPFVSIKDMVEAQKLLIDSFGIQKLFCVAGGSMGGMQALQWSISYPDFLTNCIILASSPEHSAMQIAFNEVGRQAILSDPNWNNGLYEDNASPRKGLALARMVGHITYLSDDKMREKFGRNPPRGNLLNSDFAVGSYLIYQGESFVDRFDANSYIYVTKALDHFSLGKGQELTKALSPAQCRFLIISYSSDWLYPPAQSREIVKSLEAADKRVFYVELNTKEGHDSFLLPNAKQEDVINGFLKMPVDE
- a CDS encoding O-acetylhomoserine aminocarboxypropyltransferase/cysteine synthase family protein, which encodes MARNYKPETIVLHGGQAPDPTTTSRAVPIYQTTSYVFKDTDHAARLFGLQEFGNIYTRIGNPTTDVLEQRVAALEGGVAALATASGQSAETLALLNIVEAGQEIVASSSLYGGTYNLLHYTFPKLGIKVHFVDQSNPENFKKAINDKTRAIFAETLGNPKLDTLDIEAVAKVAHDAGIPLVIDNTLPSPYLVRPIDFGADIVVHSLTKFLGGHGTSIGGIIVDSGKFNWGNGKFKNFTDPDPSYHGLKFWDVFGKFEPFGGVNIAFIIKARVQGLRDLGPAISPFNAFNILQGIETLPLRVTQHSQNAQKVAEFLSKHPKVTWVNYPGLTTDKNYALAKKYHTRGLFGAIVGFGVKGGIPEAKKLIDGLELFSLLANVGDAKSLAIHPASTTHQQLSPEEQLSSGVTPEFIRLSVGLEHIDDILTDLDEALKKV
- the impL63 gene encoding cytoplasmic membrane protein ImpL63 encodes the protein MKLELLKKLKISFLFPGLLLFSVYFLPTPGDELQAQLWMPPGRQFMQPPDPFTYDLGINKFNNDYYLYVAPTINLNFGGDFGLSLTAPLNILVSDQAPKDPTTKIGSIRKIDYDQKSDYLRVINNIWYGTYGQYKPGQTSFSFYAGKIFDGYIGHGTIVNRYVNNQRIDIYNVGLMSDINSDYGGVQVFTNSIYTHEIGAGRVYARPLAMVFKGFDILTGRSQLFSMMQVGQGNVADEAGRKKVYEEAGVDPEDREKYRALVEDQKTHQPVETMVPIEKKPQTTQQKVKEFFNQDNFSNRFAIGFTTAFDTKAPTQLAFDTTGRLRLDSNNNPLVDQTQKLSIQGMDAEYKLISSKYVELTPYYDVNTIKILNNAKGTHTGVQFKFGGNDIYMKIKPEYRNMDANYIPMYFDSFYEIERFQTNTQTQIPETKLQAAQLVDPNGPRVKGYFTSMVLSFYRMSIEGNFENYNGPNNSRVFLGMYIPVGSLLIFSGYFTHKNFDQNKDAFKVDANSVGAVEAALNLGFVSIRLQEIRRWVYDSTTNSFQAQDEKKVLFSNSLSF
- a CDS encoding RsmE family RNA methyltransferase, whose translation is MNILLLDPKERSSFGEWKILSSEKIHHIQNILKKEKGDSIKAGLINESLGLFRIREISSDKIKGIYTPILQPKRRSPRLQFISSVQRPPTVEKILHLAGVWGIHSLEFRFADLSRKEYLTSPIWREKHVQETLHSGMEQGGNIYLPQLELGFSLPEKGKAPVRDKSLKERCETIKGPAFYLDKKGLLLSEYKEDIRRDLSRSENAYGDLSRKDPISSKKGFPESKSESFEVGSTGPVSILLGPEPGWTKREIAFFHEKKIQPVRLSKAVLRSEQAFAFFLAQWEASFPNF